Proteins from a single region of Gordonia hongkongensis:
- the alr gene encoding alanine racemase, with product MTSPALTATVDLGAIAHNVGVLRAASGADVMAVVKADAYGHGALPVARAVLAAGAAELGVAHLTEAAALRAAGIDAPITAWLHTPGADFAGAIADGIDIALSSISQLDAVIAAAHRTGRSAVVTAKVDTGLNRSGVAVDEWADFAERVAKAHVDGSVALRAAMCHLARGDEPDHPLNDAQAQRLDAAVADLTRLGAAPQVVHIANSPAALTRPDLARDLVRPGIAVYGRTPVPARGDFGLIPAMTLTATIALVKRVAAGQGVSYSETWIAPRDTVVAVVAAGYADGVPRLLSGRIRVRIGERMFDGVGRICMDQLVVDLGPDGAGVREGDQAELFGTGASGGPTAKDWADAIGTIDYEIVSQVGTRVVRRYLGERQVGLAAETTETGQ from the coding sequence ATGACTTCCCCTGCTCTGACCGCGACCGTGGATCTCGGCGCGATCGCCCACAACGTCGGCGTGCTGCGCGCCGCTTCGGGCGCTGACGTGATGGCGGTCGTGAAGGCCGACGCCTACGGCCATGGCGCCCTGCCGGTGGCCCGCGCCGTGCTCGCCGCCGGCGCCGCCGAACTCGGGGTCGCGCACCTCACCGAGGCGGCCGCGCTCCGCGCAGCCGGCATCGACGCCCCGATCACCGCGTGGCTGCACACGCCGGGAGCCGACTTCGCCGGAGCGATCGCCGACGGCATCGACATCGCCCTCTCGTCGATCTCGCAACTCGACGCGGTGATCGCGGCGGCACACCGCACCGGCCGGTCCGCGGTCGTCACCGCGAAGGTGGACACCGGCCTCAATCGGAGCGGCGTCGCGGTGGACGAATGGGCGGATTTCGCCGAGCGGGTGGCGAAGGCGCACGTCGATGGCTCGGTGGCCCTGCGTGCGGCGATGTGCCACCTCGCGCGCGGCGACGAACCCGATCACCCGCTGAACGACGCACAGGCGCAGCGGCTCGACGCCGCGGTCGCCGACCTGACCCGACTCGGCGCTGCACCGCAGGTGGTGCACATCGCCAATTCGCCTGCCGCGCTGACCCGTCCGGATCTCGCCCGCGACCTGGTACGGCCGGGGATCGCCGTCTACGGCCGGACCCCGGTACCGGCACGCGGCGACTTCGGGCTGATCCCGGCGATGACCCTGACCGCGACCATCGCGCTCGTGAAGAGGGTCGCCGCGGGGCAGGGTGTGTCCTACAGCGAGACGTGGATCGCGCCGCGCGACACGGTGGTGGCCGTGGTCGCCGCGGGGTACGCCGACGGCGTGCCGCGACTGCTGTCGGGCCGGATCCGGGTCCGGATCGGCGAGCGGATGTTCGACGGGGTGGGCCGGATCTGCATGGATCAGCTGGTCGTCGACCTCGGACCCGACGGCGCGGGTGTCCGCGAGGGCGACCAGGCCGAACTGTTCGGCACCGGCGCCTCGGGCGGCCCCACCGCGAAGGACTGGGCGGACGCGATCGGCACCATCGACTACGAGATCGTCTCCCAGGTCGGGACGCGCGTGGTCCGTCGTTACCTCGGCGAGAGGCAGGTCGGGCTCGCCGCCGAGACAACGGAGACCGGACAGTGA
- the glmS gene encoding glutamine--fructose-6-phosphate transaminase (isomerizing) has translation MCGIVGYVGRRDALDIVVDALRRMEYRGYDSAGVAILDGEGSTAIQKKALRLENLEKQIATVGRESLSGTTGIGHTRWATHGKPTDRNAHPHASDDGKLAVVHNGIIENYAELRAELEDDGIEFVSETDTETAVHLVSKYYAFGPTAGDFVASAYAALRRLEGAFTLVFTHADHADTIVAARRSTPLVVGVGQGEMFLASDVTAFIEHTRDAVELGQDEVVVITADSYTVTDFDENARDGKPFHIDWDLAAAEKGGYDFFMLKEIAEQPRAIADTLLGHLQNGRIVLDEQRLTDDDLRDVDKVFVVACGTAYHAGLLAKYAIEHWTRLPVEIELASEFRYRDPVLDRSTLVVAISQSGETADTLEAVRHAKDQKARVLAICNTNGAQIPRESDAVLYTHAGPEIGVASTKCFLAQIVAAYLVGLALAQARGTKYADEVAREFAAIEAMTDSVAQVLDTMEPVRELARSLAHHNTVLFIGRHVGYPVALEGALKLKELAYMHAEGFAAGELKHGPIALIEDGLPVITVMPSPDGRAVLHSKMVSNIREIQARGARTIVIAEPDDAAARAVADEFIPIPKTPTLLQPLVSTVPLQVFAASVAQARGYDVDKPRNLAKSVTVE, from the coding sequence ATGTGTGGAATCGTGGGATACGTGGGGCGGCGCGATGCCCTGGACATCGTCGTCGACGCGTTGCGGCGGATGGAATACCGCGGGTACGACTCGGCGGGCGTCGCGATCCTCGACGGTGAGGGAAGCACTGCGATCCAGAAGAAGGCACTCCGGCTGGAGAACCTCGAGAAGCAGATCGCCACGGTCGGGCGCGAGTCGCTGTCGGGCACGACCGGGATCGGACACACGCGGTGGGCCACGCACGGCAAGCCGACCGATCGGAACGCGCATCCGCACGCCAGTGACGACGGCAAGCTCGCCGTCGTCCACAACGGCATCATCGAGAACTACGCCGAGCTACGCGCCGAACTCGAGGACGACGGCATCGAGTTCGTGTCCGAGACCGACACCGAGACCGCCGTGCACCTCGTGTCGAAGTACTACGCGTTCGGGCCGACCGCCGGCGACTTCGTGGCGAGCGCGTATGCGGCGCTGCGTCGCCTCGAAGGTGCGTTCACGCTCGTGTTCACCCATGCCGACCACGCGGACACCATCGTCGCCGCGCGGCGGTCGACCCCGCTCGTGGTGGGTGTCGGGCAGGGCGAGATGTTCCTCGCGTCGGACGTCACGGCCTTCATCGAACACACCCGGGACGCGGTCGAGCTCGGCCAGGACGAAGTCGTGGTGATCACCGCCGACTCGTACACGGTCACCGACTTCGACGAGAACGCCCGGGACGGCAAGCCGTTCCACATCGACTGGGATCTCGCGGCCGCGGAGAAGGGCGGCTACGACTTCTTCATGCTCAAGGAGATCGCCGAGCAGCCGCGCGCGATCGCCGACACCCTCCTCGGGCACCTGCAGAACGGTCGCATCGTGCTCGACGAGCAACGCCTGACCGACGACGATCTGCGCGACGTCGACAAGGTGTTCGTGGTGGCCTGCGGCACCGCCTACCACGCCGGGCTGCTCGCCAAGTACGCGATCGAGCACTGGACGCGCCTCCCGGTCGAGATCGAACTCGCCAGTGAGTTCCGCTACCGCGACCCGGTTCTCGACCGGTCGACCCTGGTGGTGGCCATCTCGCAGTCCGGTGAGACCGCCGACACGCTCGAGGCGGTCCGGCACGCGAAGGACCAGAAGGCACGCGTCCTCGCGATCTGCAACACCAACGGGGCACAGATCCCCCGGGAATCCGACGCGGTTCTCTACACCCACGCGGGCCCCGAGATCGGCGTCGCGTCGACGAAGTGCTTCCTCGCGCAGATCGTCGCCGCCTATCTCGTGGGGCTCGCGCTTGCGCAGGCACGCGGCACGAAGTACGCCGACGAGGTCGCCCGCGAGTTCGCGGCCATCGAGGCGATGACCGACTCGGTCGCGCAGGTGCTGGACACGATGGAGCCGGTCCGGGAGCTGGCGCGTTCGCTGGCGCACCACAACACGGTGCTGTTCATCGGCCGGCATGTCGGGTATCCGGTGGCGCTCGAGGGCGCTCTCAAACTCAAGGAACTCGCGTACATGCACGCCGAGGGGTTCGCGGCCGGCGAGCTCAAGCACGGGCCGATCGCGCTGATCGAGGACGGGCTCCCGGTGATCACGGTCATGCCCTCGCCGGACGGCCGCGCCGTGCTGCACTCGAAGATGGTCAGCAACATCCGCGAGATCCAGGCCCGCGGAGCCCGCACGATCGTCATCGCCGAGCCCGACGACGCGGCCGCCCGTGCCGTCGCCGACGAGTTCATCCCCATCCCGAAGACGCCGACGCTCCTGCAACCGCTGGTCTCGACCGTGCCGCTGCAGGTGTTCGCGGCGAGCGTCGCCCAGGCCCGTGGCTACGACGTCGACAAACCGCGGAACCTGGCCAAGTCGGTGACCGTCGAATAG
- the tsaE gene encoding tRNA (adenosine(37)-N6)-threonylcarbamoyltransferase complex ATPase subunit type 1 TsaE — protein sequence MSGVGPRGTRDLPEVDDTEAFGAELASTLAAGDVVILDGPLGAGKTALARGIGAGLGVEGRVTSPTFIIAREHRPGRPDRPGMVHVDAYRLGGTGSGSGMLDELDALDLDSDLDEAVVVVEWGEGVAERLADRHLVVRLRRDTETDVRHAEWEWVSAE from the coding sequence ATGAGCGGCGTGGGTCCCCGCGGTACGCGCGACCTCCCCGAGGTCGACGACACCGAGGCCTTCGGCGCCGAGCTGGCGTCGACCCTCGCAGCAGGTGACGTGGTCATCCTCGACGGTCCGTTGGGCGCGGGAAAGACGGCGCTGGCCCGCGGGATCGGTGCCGGTCTCGGCGTCGAGGGGCGGGTGACCTCGCCGACGTTCATCATCGCCCGCGAGCACCGGCCGGGCCGGCCCGACCGCCCGGGGATGGTCCACGTCGACGCCTATCGGCTCGGCGGTACGGGAAGCGGGTCCGGGATGCTCGACGAACTCGATGCCCTGGACCTGGACTCCGACCTGGACGAGGCGGTCGTCGTCGTCGAGTGGGGCGAAGGTGTGGCCGAGCGGCTCGCCGACCGGCATCTGGTCGTGCGGCTGCGACGGGACACCGAAACCGATGTGCGACACGCCGAGTGGGAGTGGGTGAGCGCGGAATGA
- the groES gene encoding co-chaperone GroES, protein MASVNIKPLEDKILVQAVEAETTTASGLVIPDSAKEKPQEGTVIAVGEGRVTEQGNRVPVDVKEGDTVIYSKYGGTEIKYAGEEYLILSARDVLAVIGK, encoded by the coding sequence GTGGCGAGCGTGAACATCAAGCCGCTTGAGGACAAGATCCTGGTGCAGGCCGTCGAGGCCGAGACGACCACCGCGTCGGGCCTGGTCATCCCGGACTCCGCCAAGGAGAAGCCGCAGGAAGGCACCGTCATCGCTGTCGGCGAGGGTCGGGTCACCGAGCAGGGCAACCGCGTCCCCGTGGACGTCAAGGAAGGTGACACCGTCATCTACAGCAAGTACGGCGGCACCGAGATCAAGTACGCCGGCGAGGAGTACCTGATCCTCTCGGCGCGCGACGTCCTCGCCGTCATCGGCAAGTAG
- the groL gene encoding chaperonin GroEL (60 kDa chaperone family; promotes refolding of misfolded polypeptides especially under stressful conditions; forms two stacked rings of heptamers to form a barrel-shaped 14mer; ends can be capped by GroES; misfolded proteins enter the barrel where they are refolded when GroES binds) yields MAKQIEFNETARRALERGIDQLADTVKVTLGPRGRHVVLAKAFGGPSVTNDGVTIARDIELDDPFENLGAQLVKSVATKTNDVAGDGTTTATVLAQAMVKAGLRNVAAGSNPIALGQGISKAADALSEALLAAATPVAGEQAIAQIATVSSRDEEIGEMVGKAMTAVGADGVVTVEESSGLSTDLEITEGVQFDKGFLSPYFVTDLDSQEAVLEDALVLLYRDKISSLPDFLPLLEKVVEAGKALLIIAEDVEGEPLSTLVVNSIRKTIRAVAVKAPFFGDRRKAFLEDLAIVTGGTVVSSDIGLSLPTVGLDVLGSVRRVVVTKDATTLVEGAGTKDAIADRSAQLRREIEQSDSDWDKEKLAERLAKLSGGVAVIRVGAATETALKERKHRVEDAVAAAKAAVEEGIIPGGGSAIVQASKKLDALAESLTGDEALGVRVVRDSARAPLYWIAANAGLDGAVVVDKVAGGAEGSGFNAASLSYGDLVAEGIIDPVKVTRSAVVNAASVARMVLTTETAITDQPADEPAGHAGHGHAH; encoded by the coding sequence ATGGCCAAGCAGATTGAATTCAACGAAACCGCGCGCCGGGCGCTCGAGCGAGGCATCGACCAGCTCGCCGACACCGTGAAGGTCACCCTCGGCCCGCGCGGACGGCACGTGGTCCTCGCCAAGGCGTTCGGCGGACCGAGTGTCACCAACGACGGCGTCACCATCGCGCGCGACATCGAGCTCGACGATCCGTTCGAGAACCTCGGCGCGCAATTGGTGAAGTCCGTCGCCACCAAGACCAACGACGTGGCGGGCGACGGCACCACCACCGCGACCGTGCTGGCACAGGCGATGGTCAAGGCCGGCCTGCGCAACGTCGCCGCCGGGTCCAACCCGATCGCTCTCGGGCAGGGCATCAGCAAGGCTGCCGATGCGCTGAGCGAGGCCCTGCTCGCCGCTGCGACCCCCGTCGCCGGTGAACAGGCCATCGCCCAGATCGCCACCGTGTCCTCCCGCGACGAGGAGATCGGCGAGATGGTCGGCAAGGCGATGACCGCGGTCGGCGCCGATGGTGTCGTGACCGTCGAGGAGAGCTCGGGGCTGAGCACCGACCTCGAGATCACCGAGGGCGTCCAGTTCGACAAGGGCTTCCTCTCGCCCTACTTCGTCACCGATCTCGACAGCCAGGAAGCGGTTCTCGAGGACGCGCTGGTCCTGCTCTACCGCGACAAGATCAGCTCCCTGCCGGACTTCCTGCCGCTGCTGGAGAAGGTCGTCGAAGCCGGCAAGGCGCTGCTGATCATCGCCGAGGATGTCGAGGGCGAGCCGCTGTCGACCCTCGTCGTGAACTCGATCCGCAAGACGATCCGCGCCGTCGCCGTCAAGGCGCCGTTCTTCGGCGACCGCCGCAAGGCCTTCCTCGAAGACCTCGCGATCGTCACCGGCGGAACCGTCGTCTCCTCCGACATCGGCCTGAGCCTGCCGACGGTCGGTCTCGACGTGCTCGGCTCGGTCCGTCGCGTCGTCGTCACCAAGGACGCCACCACCCTCGTCGAGGGTGCCGGCACCAAGGACGCGATCGCGGACCGTTCGGCGCAGCTGCGACGGGAGATCGAGCAGTCCGACTCCGACTGGGACAAGGAGAAGCTCGCCGAGCGTCTGGCGAAGCTCTCCGGTGGTGTCGCGGTGATCCGCGTGGGTGCGGCCACCGAGACCGCGCTCAAGGAGCGCAAGCACCGCGTCGAGGACGCCGTCGCGGCGGCCAAGGCCGCCGTCGAGGAGGGGATCATCCCCGGTGGTGGCTCGGCCATCGTGCAGGCGTCGAAGAAGCTCGACGCCCTCGCCGAGTCCCTGACCGGTGACGAGGCCCTGGGTGTGCGGGTCGTCCGCGACTCCGCGCGGGCGCCGCTCTACTGGATCGCCGCGAACGCTGGACTCGACGGTGCGGTCGTGGTCGACAAGGTCGCCGGTGGGGCCGAGGGCTCGGGGTTCAACGCCGCGAGCCTGTCCTACGGCGACCTGGTCGCCGAAGGCATCATCGACCCGGTGAAGGTCACCCGGTCGGCGGTCGTCAACGCCGCGTCGGTGGCCCGCATGGTGCTGACGACCGAGACGGCGATCACCGATCAGCCGGCCGACGAACCGGCCGGTCACGCGGGACACGGGCACGCGCACTGA
- a CDS encoding HAD family hydrolase, giving the protein MTGGAPRAVLFDFSGTLFRFEARDEWFADLRDDSGAEFDRDRQADIIRRMVAPVGLPDGVVGADQDAWERRDLDPALHRTGYLALLRTVGMSNADHANALYNRVLDPSSWVPFADTVAVLQKLGAAGVPVGIVSNIAFDLRKVLALHGVEDLVAAFALSYEVGAIKPDPRIFRAALDPLGVPADEVLMVGDSETADGGARALGCAFALVHDVPAADRPTALLDAVTSNGIELPD; this is encoded by the coding sequence ATGACCGGTGGGGCACCGCGCGCGGTCCTGTTCGACTTCTCCGGCACCCTGTTCCGCTTCGAGGCGCGCGACGAGTGGTTCGCCGACCTGCGCGACGACTCCGGTGCCGAGTTCGACCGCGACCGTCAGGCGGACATCATCCGGCGCATGGTCGCACCCGTCGGTCTGCCCGACGGCGTCGTCGGTGCCGACCAGGATGCCTGGGAACGTCGTGATCTCGACCCGGCGCTGCATCGGACCGGTTACCTGGCGTTGCTGCGCACGGTCGGGATGAGCAATGCCGACCACGCGAACGCTCTCTACAACCGGGTGCTCGACCCGTCCTCGTGGGTTCCGTTCGCCGACACCGTCGCGGTGCTGCAGAAGCTCGGTGCGGCAGGGGTTCCGGTCGGCATCGTCAGCAACATCGCCTTCGACCTGCGCAAGGTCCTGGCCCTGCACGGCGTCGAGGACCTCGTCGCCGCGTTCGCGCTGTCGTACGAGGTCGGGGCGATCAAACCCGACCCCCGGATCTTCCGCGCCGCGCTCGACCCGCTCGGCGTGCCGGCCGATGAGGTGCTGATGGTCGGGGACAGCGAGACCGCCGACGGCGGGGCGCGCGCCCTCGGCTGCGCGTTCGCGCTGGTCCACGACGTCCCGGCCGCCGACCGGCCCACCGCTCTGCTCGACGCCGTGACCTCGAACGGCATCGAACTGCCCGACTGA
- a CDS encoding NAD(P)H-hydrate dehydratase: protein MPIRYLTADEVRAAERATGNLLTDGVLMRRASHGVARVIAAELSRTGGCYGRPVGLVVGAGDNGGDALFAGAELCRRGVRVDAVLLAPDRAHAAGLRAFRAAGGRIGERLPDGLEVIVDGVVGLGGQGPLRANAAEVFAAVGPETTVIAVDLPSGVDADTGEVHDPAVRADITVTFGVLRRAHLLAAPQCGRVVLVDIGLDDAGLGDPADSALATLTDDEIDWPTPGPGDDKYTQGVVGVIAGSHRYPGAAVLATGAAVTATSGMTRFVGSAHAEVVAQWPEVVATPDLAGAGRVQAWVLGPGMGTDDAAATSLRTVLDTDLPVLADADALTLIARDPGLVDGRTAPTLLTPHAGEFARLTGTELGADRLTAVSGLAARWGVTVLLKGRITLVADPTGHVLGNDAVSSWAATAGAGDVLSGIAGALLAAGRSPLVAGASAARVHARAAQLASGGAPIGASTLLAALRPAIREFTTPPARTRAGTAPSAR from the coding sequence ATGCCGATCCGGTACCTGACGGCCGATGAGGTCCGCGCCGCCGAGCGGGCGACGGGGAACCTGCTCACCGACGGCGTCCTGATGCGCCGGGCGTCGCACGGCGTCGCCCGGGTGATCGCGGCAGAGCTGAGCCGGACCGGCGGATGTTATGGACGGCCGGTCGGGCTGGTCGTCGGTGCGGGGGACAACGGCGGCGACGCGCTGTTCGCCGGTGCCGAGCTGTGCCGCCGCGGCGTGCGGGTCGACGCGGTCCTGCTCGCCCCGGACCGCGCCCACGCCGCCGGGCTGCGGGCATTCCGCGCCGCCGGCGGACGGATCGGCGAGCGGCTACCCGACGGCCTCGAGGTGATCGTCGACGGCGTGGTCGGACTCGGTGGCCAGGGGCCGCTGCGGGCGAACGCCGCCGAGGTCTTCGCGGCGGTCGGTCCGGAAACCACCGTCATCGCGGTCGACCTGCCGTCGGGCGTCGACGCCGACACCGGTGAGGTCCACGACCCGGCGGTCCGTGCCGACATCACCGTCACCTTCGGGGTCCTACGCCGCGCCCACCTGCTCGCCGCCCCACAGTGCGGGCGGGTCGTCCTCGTCGACATCGGCCTCGATGACGCCGGCCTCGGTGACCCCGCCGATTCGGCGCTCGCCACCTTGACCGACGACGAGATCGATTGGCCGACACCGGGTCCCGGGGACGACAAGTACACGCAGGGGGTGGTCGGGGTGATCGCCGGGTCGCATCGGTACCCCGGTGCGGCCGTCCTCGCCACCGGCGCGGCGGTGACCGCGACCTCCGGAATGACCCGGTTCGTCGGCTCCGCCCACGCCGAGGTGGTGGCGCAGTGGCCGGAGGTCGTCGCCACGCCCGACCTCGCCGGTGCCGGACGCGTGCAGGCGTGGGTCCTCGGCCCCGGCATGGGTACCGACGATGCGGCGGCGACGAGCCTGCGCACCGTCCTGGACACGGATCTGCCGGTCCTGGCCGACGCCGACGCGCTCACCCTGATAGCCCGCGACCCGGGCCTTGTCGACGGACGGACGGCACCGACGCTGCTGACCCCGCACGCCGGCGAATTCGCCCGCTTGACCGGTACCGAACTGGGCGCCGACCGTCTGACCGCCGTCTCCGGTCTCGCCGCGCGGTGGGGCGTCACGGTGCTGCTCAAGGGACGTATCACGCTGGTCGCCGACCCGACGGGTCACGTCCTGGGCAACGACGCGGTGTCGTCGTGGGCGGCGACCGCCGGGGCCGGCGACGTCCTGTCGGGGATCGCCGGGGCCCTGCTCGCCGCCGGGAGGTCGCCGCTGGTCGCCGGTGCGTCCGCGGCGCGCGTCCACGCCCGGGCGGCGCAGCTCGCGAGTGGCGGCGCGCCGATCGGGGCGTCGACGCTGCTGGCGGCGCTGCGGCCGGCGATCCGTGAGTTCACCACGCCGCCAGCGCGAACGCGAGCGGGTACAGCGCCGTCAGCACGCTGA
- the rimI gene encoding ribosomal protein S18-alanine N-acetyltransferase — translation MTTPELVIDALTFGDIPRCAALERRMFADDSPWPAAAFRAELNAPYNTYFAARERLGADVIGYAGISTLGQPDAWECEIHTIAVDPDHRGRGVGRALLEAMLAVADENDAAVFLEVRTDNEVAIGLYSHHGFSTAGLRRNYYQPSGADAYTMLRLPVSGRPLEPEEGPA, via the coding sequence ATGACCACACCGGAGCTGGTCATCGACGCGCTCACCTTCGGTGACATCCCGCGCTGCGCCGCGCTGGAACGGCGGATGTTCGCCGACGACTCACCCTGGCCCGCCGCGGCTTTCCGCGCCGAACTCAACGCCCCGTACAACACCTATTTCGCGGCTCGGGAGCGCCTCGGCGCCGACGTCATCGGTTACGCCGGGATCTCCACGCTCGGGCAACCCGACGCCTGGGAGTGCGAGATCCACACCATCGCCGTCGATCCGGACCATCGGGGACGGGGAGTGGGCCGGGCGCTGCTCGAGGCCATGCTCGCCGTCGCGGACGAGAACGACGCCGCGGTGTTCCTGGAGGTACGCACCGACAACGAGGTGGCTATCGGGCTGTACTCACATCACGGGTTCAGCACCGCGGGTCTTCGCCGCAACTACTATCAGCCGTCCGGCGCGGATGCCTACACGATGTTGCGGCTCCCGGTGTCGGGCCGGCCGCTCGAACCGGAGGAGGGCCCGGCGTGA
- the tsaD gene encoding tRNA (adenosine(37)-N6)-threonylcarbamoyltransferase complex transferase subunit TsaD, producing MIVLGIESSCDETGVGIVRWTPGDGDTPGFATMLADEVASSVDEHARFGGVVPEIASRAHLEAIVPTMRRAREAAGIDRPDAIAVTIGPGLAGALLVGVAAAKAYALAWDVPLYAMNHLGGHVAVDTLEHGPMPECVALLVSGGHTHLLHVTDLAEPIVELGTTVDDAAGEAFDKVARLLDLGFPGGPALDRVAREGDPGAIAFPRGMTGPRDSRHDFSFSGLKTAVARYVEKCVRDGVEVPVADVAASFQEAVADVLTMKAVRACGDLGVDTLVLGGGATANSRIRSLAEERCAAAGIDLRVPKPRLCTDNGVMIATLGAHVIGGGAAPSPLTVASDPAMSVRVSQL from the coding sequence GTGATCGTTCTCGGCATCGAAAGCTCCTGCGACGAAACGGGTGTCGGCATCGTCCGGTGGACGCCGGGCGACGGCGACACACCCGGATTCGCGACGATGCTGGCCGACGAGGTCGCGTCGAGCGTGGACGAACACGCCCGGTTCGGCGGCGTGGTCCCCGAGATCGCCTCCCGAGCGCACCTGGAGGCGATCGTCCCCACGATGCGTCGGGCGCGGGAGGCGGCCGGGATCGACCGCCCCGACGCCATCGCGGTCACCATCGGGCCGGGACTCGCCGGCGCGTTGCTCGTCGGGGTGGCCGCGGCGAAGGCCTACGCACTCGCCTGGGACGTGCCGCTGTACGCGATGAACCATCTCGGCGGGCACGTCGCGGTGGACACCCTCGAGCACGGACCGATGCCGGAGTGCGTCGCACTGCTGGTCTCCGGTGGACATACGCACCTGCTGCACGTCACCGATCTCGCCGAGCCCATCGTCGAACTGGGCACCACGGTCGACGACGCGGCCGGGGAGGCCTTCGACAAGGTCGCCCGCCTGCTCGATCTCGGTTTTCCCGGGGGGCCGGCGCTGGACCGCGTCGCCCGTGAGGGTGACCCGGGTGCGATCGCCTTCCCACGCGGTATGACCGGTCCCCGCGACTCGCGGCACGACTTCTCCTTCAGCGGACTCAAGACCGCGGTCGCACGGTATGTCGAGAAATGCGTGCGCGACGGTGTGGAGGTACCGGTGGCGGACGTCGCGGCCTCGTTCCAGGAGGCGGTGGCGGACGTGCTGACGATGAAGGCAGTCCGGGCCTGCGGTGACCTCGGGGTGGACACCCTGGTCCTCGGCGGCGGTGCCACCGCCAATTCGCGCATCCGATCGCTGGCGGAGGAACGCTGCGCGGCGGCCGGGATCGACCTGCGGGTTCCGAAGCCGCGCCTGTGCACCGACAACGGCGTCATGATCGCGACGCTCGGCGCTCATGTGATCGGCGGGGGCGCGGCGCCCTCGCCGCTGACCGTGGCGTCGGACCCGGCGATGTCGGTGCGTGTCAGTCAGCTGTAG
- the tsaB gene encoding tRNA (adenosine(37)-N6)-threonylcarbamoyltransferase complex dimerization subunit type 1 TsaB → MSQGLVLAVDTATDSVVAGVAELRDGEVRVLAERVVADHRRHAELLTTLVAECLAESGTARTELTAVVVGCGPGPFTGLRVGMATGAAFADALGIPAYGVCSLDALAVDAGPDDAGSRALVVTDARRREVYWALYEGGRRVRGPEVTAPAVVAEELAPDVAGGRIGAVAGSAAHLELAGWTGDPPATGVPTVRGVVMAAAADIVAGAEPEPLVPLYLRRPDAVEQKARRAGAAR, encoded by the coding sequence ATGAGTCAGGGTCTGGTGCTGGCGGTCGACACCGCCACCGATTCGGTGGTGGCCGGAGTGGCCGAACTGCGCGACGGTGAGGTGCGCGTGCTGGCCGAACGGGTGGTCGCCGACCACCGACGGCACGCGGAACTGCTCACCACCCTGGTCGCCGAGTGTCTTGCCGAATCCGGCACGGCCCGAACCGAACTGACCGCGGTTGTCGTCGGCTGCGGGCCCGGGCCGTTCACCGGACTCCGGGTGGGGATGGCGACCGGCGCCGCCTTCGCCGACGCGCTGGGGATACCGGCGTATGGCGTGTGCTCCCTCGATGCGCTTGCCGTCGACGCCGGTCCGGACGACGCAGGATCGCGGGCTCTGGTGGTGACCGACGCGCGCCGGCGCGAGGTCTACTGGGCGCTCTACGAGGGTGGCCGCCGTGTGCGCGGCCCCGAGGTGACCGCGCCCGCGGTGGTCGCCGAGGAGCTCGCCCCCGATGTCGCCGGGGGGCGGATCGGTGCGGTGGCGGGTTCTGCGGCCCACCTCGAACTCGCCGGCTGGACCGGTGATCCACCCGCGACCGGCGTGCCGACCGTACGCGGGGTGGTCATGGCGGCTGCCGCCGACATCGTCGCGGGCGCCGAACCCGAACCCCTTGTGCCGCTGTATCTACGACGCCCCGACGCGGTCGAGCAGAAGGCCCGTCGGGCGGGTGCGGCGCGATGA
- a CDS encoding WhiB family transcriptional regulator, with translation MPQPNHLPGPNADIWDWQMSGLCRGVDSSMFFHPDGERGRARAQRERRAKEMCHQCPVIAQCREHALAVAEPYGIWGGLSESERSILMKRGVGRRMAS, from the coding sequence ATGCCTCAGCCCAATCATCTCCCCGGCCCCAACGCTGACATCTGGGACTGGCAGATGTCAGGACTCTGCCGCGGCGTCGACTCGTCGATGTTCTTCCATCCGGACGGCGAACGCGGCCGCGCCCGAGCGCAGCGTGAGCGACGCGCCAAAGAGATGTGCCACCAGTGCCCGGTCATCGCGCAATGCCGGGAGCACGCACTCGCGGTGGCGGAGCCGTACGGCATCTGGGGCGGACTGTCCGAATCCGAGCGCAGCATCTTGATGAAGCGGGGCGTCGGCCGCCGGATGGCCAGCTGA